The following proteins come from a genomic window of Palaemon carinicauda isolate YSFRI2023 chromosome 12, ASM3689809v2, whole genome shotgun sequence:
- the LOC137650852 gene encoding uncharacterized protein, with protein sequence MASTITMDMIKPFPGEGDVVSWLKKVTLVAKLQKIVDLASFIPLYLEGDALALYLEMGDEDQECAAKIQEKLKVTFSDDPFSAFGKLVQLKWTGEPVDVYANEIRRLTGLAKFDKVGLENVVNLTFVNGFPDNISVALQQLPNVMTMAMSKLISHARILSSKQQGGEVAVTLLAGTGCGKRVRGDCCACSRLFDDKKVHLDTLPIIDVWIGIETAKGLVATGCSTSVVHSKFVPRCKGEVYISAFDGSHIKFGQEIKHRLGSEKDNNSSTVVIEDPDFHARFGGEKWTVRWFWENNETVTLKNKVSCYDEKLDGWKKEEFEKEVDRWIAEGILVPWKEKVDVGIIPLMAVEQPTKNKVRPVFYFRELNVNVKCHTDDDVTDVCSETLRKWRQTGENASVVDLKILKTVLSKSEKKERPTSSYIDDILVNESIATADEGIRHLNTFELITKSPESLNGSAALGLQLQRVEGELMFQRDNKVPEVADMLTRRELFSVCGTLVGHYPIAGWLRIACSYIKRRAYGARWEDPVGEQSMMIIKEVIEGVKLDDPVRGNWCVPSVKHGVVWCDASKIAMGVALEINGKIAEDAAWLRKKDDFNHINVTEQKLF encoded by the exons ATGGCATCTACGATTACAATGGACATGATTAAGCCATTCCCTGGTGAAGGAGACGTTGTGTCATGGTTGAAGAAGGTGACCTTAGTGGCTAAGCTACAGAAAATAGTAGACTTAGCCAGTTTTATTCCTTTGTATCTGGAGGGTGATGCTCTAGCACTTTATTTGGAGATGGGTGATGAAGACCAAGAATGTGCagcaaaaattcaagaaaaattgaaAGTAACGTTTTCTGATGATCCATTCTCTGCTTTTGGAAAACTTGTTCAATTGAAGTGGACGGGAGAACCAGTTGATGTGTATGCTAATGAGATTAGGAGGCTGACGGGTTTAGCTAAGTTTGATAAGGTTGGTTTAGAAAATGTAGTGAATCTAACGTTTGTTAATGGTTTTCCAGATAATATTAGTGTTGCTTTACAGCAATTGCCAAATGTGATGACAATGGCAATGAGTAAATTGATTAGCCATGCTAGGATTTTGTCATCTAAACAGCAAGGTGGTGAGGTAGCTGTAACT TTGTTGGCAGGAACAGGTTGTGGAAAACGAGTAAGGGGTGACTGCTGCGCCTGTAGCCGCCTTTTTGATGATAAAAAGGTGCACCTTGATACATTGCCAATAATTGATGTTTGGATTGGTATTGAGACTGCAAAGGGTCTTGTAGCTACAGGCTGCTCTACCTCTGTGGTACATTCTAAATTTGTGCCTCGCTGTAAAGGAGAAGTGTACATCAGTGCTTTTGATGGGAGTCATATTAAGT TTGGTCAAGAAATTAAGCATAGACTTGGTAGTGAGAAGGATAACAATAGTTCAACAGTTGTAATTGAAGATCCAGACTTTCATGCTAGGTTTGGTGGAGAAAAATGGACAGTCAGGTGGTTTTGGGAAAATAATGAAACTGTGACACTGAAGAATAAAGTAAGCTGTTATGATGAAAAGCTTGATGGTTGGAAGAAGGAAGAATTTGAGAAGGAAGTGGACAGGTGGATTGCCGAAGGTATTTTAGTTCCATGGAAAGAAAAGGTTGACGTTGGTATCATTCCTTTAATGGCAGTGGAACAGCCAACAAAGAACAAGGTGAGACCAGTGTTTTATTTTCGGGAACTTAATGTGAATGTCAAGTGTCACACTGATGATGATGTGACTGATGTATGCAGTGAGACACTACGAAAATGGCGACAGACAGGTGAGAATGCATCTGTTGTGGATTTGAA GATACTAAAGACTGTATTAAGTAagagtgaaaaaaaagagagaccaACCAGTTCGTATATAGATGACATTCTTGTGAATGAGTCGATAGCTACTGCTGATGAGGGGATTAGACATTTGAATACTTTTGAGTTGATAACAAAGTCCCCTGAGTCGCTCAATGGAAGTGCTGCTTTAGGATTGCAACTACAAAGAGTTGAAGGAGAGTTGATGTTCCAGAGAGATAATAAGGTGCCTGAAGTTGCAGATATGCTTACAAGGAGGGAATTGTTTTCAGTTTGTGGTACATTAGTGGGTCATTATCCCATAGCTGGATGGTTAAGAATTGCATGTAGCTACATTAAGAGAAGAGCCTACGGAGCACGTTGGGAGGATCCTGTTGGTGAACAGTCCATGATGATAATTAAAGAAGTAATTGAGGGAGTAAAGTTAGATGATCCTGTGAGAGGAAACTGGTGTGTCCCGAGTGTAAAGCATGGTGTTGTGTGGTGTGATGCCAGCAAAATTGCTATGGGTGTAGCTTTGGAGATAAATGGCAAGATTGCTGAGGATGCTGCTTGGCTTAGAAAAAAGGACGATTTCAACCACATCAATGTTACCGAACAAAAGCTGTTTTGA